Sequence from the Gemmatimonadales bacterium genome:
GCCGCGCGGTCCAGGTCCTCCAGCGACACCATCTCGTTGGGGCTGTGCATGTAGCGGCACGGCACCGACACCAGCCCCGTGGCGATGCCGCGCCGCGCCGTGTAGATGGCGTCGGCGTCCGTGCTGGTCGCGCGCGGCGACGCTTCGATGGCGTAGGGGATCTTCTCGGCCTCGGCCGCGGCGACCAGCTGGTCGAACACGACGCGGGAGACCGCCGAGCCGCGCGAGAGTACGGGACCGCCGCCCAGCTTGAAGTCGCCGGCTTCCTTCTTCTCCACGCCGGGATAGTCGGTGGCGTGGGTGACGTCCACCACGATCGCGGCGTCCGGCTCGAGGTGGAACGCGCTGGTGCGCGCCCCGCCGCCCGTGCGGGCGATCTCTTCCTGAGTGGTGGCGACCGCCGCCACCGCCGCCTTCGGCGGGTCCGCGGCAAGCCGGCGCAGTGCCTCCAGCACGACGAACGCCCCGATCCGGTTGTCGATGCTGCGCGAGACGAGACGCCCGTTCGGAAACTCGATGAGCTGCGCCGAGAGCACGCCGGCGTCGCCCACCCGCACGCGCGCCGCTGCCTCGTCCTTGTTCTTCGCGCCGATGTCGATCCAGAGGTCGGTGACCTTCGAGACCTTGTCCCGCTCCTCGGTCTTCATCAGGTGAATGGCCTTCTTGCCCACCACCCCGATGACCGGTCCGTCCTTCCCGTCCAGGACCACCCGCTGCCCGACCAGTACCTGGCTGTCCCATCCCCCGATCGCCGCGAAATGCAGATAGCCGTCGTCGTCGATGTGCACCACCATCAGACCGATCTCGTCCACGTGGCCCGCCAGCATGACGCGAGGCGTCCCTTTCGGGTTCAGTGTCGCGATCGAGTTGCCCGCGACGTCAACCTCGACGGACGCGAAGGCCTTGGCCTCGTCGCGCCACAGGCGCGCGGGGACCTGCTCGAAGCCGGACGGCCCGGGGGCGTCCAGCAGGCGTTTAAGGAAGGCGAGCGGTCGCTCGTCCATTATGGTCTGTTCCTCGGTCGGTTCGGCGGACGCGCAACGTTACGCCTCGGCCGGGGGGTTGGCAAGCGCGAAAGACGCTCCGAGATCTCCGCGAAATGACGCATCGTCGCAGCGGAATCGGCACCGGTGGCGAATCGCGGTGTGAAGCCGACCGCGAGCGGCCGCACTTCGACGGTCCGCCGCCCATCCGGGAAGAAGGTCAGCTGCGCCCACAGGCCCGCGTCCGTCCAGCGCTGCCGCTGCTTGAATACGAAGTTCCCGAGCGAGTAGATGATGGGCTTCCCGTCAACGTACTCCATCCCCTGCGGCACGTGAGGGTGATGGCCGATGACCGCGTCGGCCCCGGAACGGATGAGCGCGCGCGCCACCCGGACCACGTCGCCCGGCGGCACCGGGATGTACTCGAGACCGGCGTGGAGCGACACCAG
This genomic interval carries:
- a CDS encoding M42 family metallopeptidase, with the protein product MDERPLAFLKRLLDAPGPSGFEQVPARLWRDEAKAFASVEVDVAGNSIATLNPKGTPRVMLAGHVDEIGLMVVHIDDDGYLHFAAIGGWDSQVLVGQRVVLDGKDGPVIGVVGKKAIHLMKTEERDKVSKVTDLWIDIGAKNKDEAAARVRVGDAGVLSAQLIEFPNGRLVSRSIDNRIGAFVVLEALRRLAADPPKAAVAAVATTQEEIARTGGGARTSAFHLEPDAAIVVDVTHATDYPGVEKKEAGDFKLGGGPVLSRGSAVSRVVFDQLVAAAEAEKIPYAIEASPRATSTDADAIYTARRGIATGLVSVPCRYMHSPNEMVSLEDLDRAAVLLVAWVRRLDGKTSFVPL